In the Pseudolabrys taiwanensis genome, one interval contains:
- a CDS encoding glutamine amidotransferase — protein sequence MLKPVILVLHQEHSSPGRVGQVLAKLGYPLDIRRPRFGDPLPESMDDHAGAVIFGGPQSANDDDEFVKREIDWIAVPLRDKKPYLGICLGAQMMARQLGARVSPHPQGHAEVGYYPIRPTDVGRALCAEWPDRVYQWHREGFELPAGGELLAEGDAFSVQAFRYGTGYALQFHPEVTHAMMYRWLVRGAHRMDLPGTKQRHEHIADRFVYDPAAMNWLAAFIDCWIGRKPAVAAQRAIAS from the coding sequence ATGCTGAAGCCCGTCATCCTCGTCCTGCACCAGGAGCACTCTTCCCCCGGCCGTGTCGGTCAGGTGCTGGCGAAGCTCGGCTATCCCCTCGACATCCGCCGCCCTCGTTTCGGCGATCCGTTGCCGGAGAGCATGGACGATCATGCCGGCGCGGTGATCTTCGGCGGGCCCCAGAGCGCCAATGACGACGACGAGTTCGTCAAACGCGAGATCGACTGGATCGCCGTGCCGCTGCGCGACAAGAAGCCTTATCTCGGCATCTGTCTCGGCGCGCAGATGATGGCGCGTCAACTCGGCGCGCGCGTCTCGCCGCATCCGCAAGGTCACGCCGAGGTCGGCTACTATCCGATCCGTCCGACGGACGTTGGCCGCGCGCTGTGCGCCGAGTGGCCGGACCGCGTCTATCAATGGCACCGCGAGGGCTTCGAGCTGCCGGCCGGCGGCGAACTGCTTGCTGAGGGCGACGCCTTCTCGGTGCAGGCGTTCCGCTACGGCACCGGCTATGCGCTACAGTTCCATCCCGAAGTGACGCATGCGATGATGTATCGTTGGCTGGTGCGCGGCGCCCATCGCATGGATCTGCCGGGTACCAAGCAGCGGCATGAGCACATCGCCGACCGCTTCGTCTACGATCCGGCGGCGATGAACTGGCTGGCCGCCTTCATCGATTGTTGGATCGGCCGCAAGCCGGCGGTCGCGGCGCAGCGCGCGATCGCTTCCTGA
- a CDS encoding sensor histidine kinase, with the protein MLDASDTGRPPPRPITAALTAILRGSDGVLDLLPVATFITDARGTILQYNQRAVEIWGRTPRPGQTHEQFNENTRYREADGTPMARSLLSDVLATGRSIRDAERIVERPDGTTIIVSVNIDPLRNARGELVGAVNCFLDITERKRMDAALEQSRLHVLEQEQRLAATYEHVAIGISEIAPNGQLLRVNEAMCAITGHSRDEMLSGWLFRHTHPDDSDIDRAAFEEQVSGKLEFYSVEKRLIRKDGRIIWIAVRSSPVRAADGQLLYVVRVVQDITERKAAEQRQKLLIDELNHRVKNTLATVQSLAAQTARGAVTPAIFRERFEGRLIALSKAHDQLTQHHWESADLRGLLSASFGPYLGTVPERVVLRGENVVLRPRIVLTLAMAMHELATNAAKYGALSAPSGRVEITWQAVEADGRRQLRIDWVEQGGPPVVEPAQRSFGSKLIEGSIAAELGGSAKLHFAPAGLRCEIVVPLEAAA; encoded by the coding sequence ATGTTGGACGCGAGCGATACCGGACGCCCGCCGCCGCGTCCGATCACCGCCGCCCTTACCGCGATCCTGCGTGGGTCGGACGGCGTGCTCGACCTCTTGCCGGTCGCGACCTTCATCACCGATGCGCGCGGCACCATCCTGCAATACAACCAGCGCGCGGTTGAGATCTGGGGCCGGACGCCCAGGCCCGGTCAGACGCACGAGCAATTTAACGAAAATACGCGCTATCGCGAGGCGGACGGCACGCCGATGGCGCGCTCGCTGCTGTCCGACGTGCTCGCGACCGGGCGTTCGATACGAGACGCGGAGCGCATCGTCGAGCGGCCGGACGGGACGACGATCATCGTGTCCGTGAATATCGATCCTTTGCGCAACGCCAGGGGCGAGCTCGTCGGCGCGGTGAACTGTTTCCTCGACATCACCGAGCGCAAGCGCATGGACGCGGCGCTCGAGCAATCGCGCCTGCACGTGCTGGAGCAGGAGCAGCGTCTGGCCGCCACCTACGAGCATGTGGCGATCGGCATCAGCGAGATCGCGCCGAACGGGCAGCTGTTGCGGGTCAACGAAGCGATGTGCGCGATCACCGGGCACAGCCGTGACGAGATGCTGTCGGGTTGGCTGTTCCGTCACACGCATCCGGACGACAGCGACATCGATCGCGCCGCCTTCGAGGAACAGGTCTCGGGCAAGCTCGAATTCTATTCGGTGGAGAAGCGGCTCATCCGCAAGGACGGCCGCATCATCTGGATCGCGGTGCGTTCCTCCCCGGTGCGCGCGGCCGACGGTCAGCTTCTCTACGTCGTGCGCGTGGTGCAGGATATCACCGAACGCAAGGCGGCCGAGCAGCGGCAGAAGCTTCTCATCGACGAACTGAATCACCGCGTGAAGAACACCCTCGCCACGGTGCAGTCGCTGGCGGCGCAAACCGCGCGCGGAGCCGTGACGCCCGCGATTTTCCGCGAGCGCTTCGAAGGCCGATTGATCGCGCTGTCGAAGGCGCACGATCAGCTCACGCAGCATCACTGGGAAAGCGCCGACTTGCGCGGTCTGTTGTCGGCGAGCTTCGGGCCTTACCTCGGCACGGTGCCGGAACGGGTCGTGCTCCGCGGCGAGAATGTGGTGCTGCGGCCGCGCATCGTGCTGACGCTGGCCATGGCGATGCACGAACTGGCGACCAACGCCGCCAAATACGGCGCGCTGTCGGCGCCGAGCGGCCGCGTCGAGATCACGTGGCAAGCGGTCGAGGCGGATGGCCGGCGGCAGTTGCGGATCGATTGGGTGGAGCAGGGCGGGCCGCCGGTCGTAGAGCCCGCGCAGCGCAGCTTCGGCTCCAAATTGATTGAAGGCAGCATCGCCGCCGAGCTGGGTGGCAGCGCCAAGCTGCACTTTGCGCCGGCGGGCTTGCGCTGCGAAATCGTCGTTCCTCTGGAAGCGGCGGCGTAA
- a CDS encoding Bug family tripartite tricarboxylate transporter substrate binding protein — MELSRRTLLNIGGGVLGAAALPRWAHAETYPARPVRIVVGFSPGGAPDIVARLFAQWLSDRLGQRFIVENKAGAGGNMGTDTVAKAAPDGYTLLLVAPNDAINASLYEKLNYNFLRDLEPVVAIARTPQVLEVNPSVPASTVPELIAYMKANPGKLTLASPGVGTGPHMVAELFRTKAGVDFVHVPYRGAGAALGDTVGGQVQMIFTTVPSSREFVRAGKLRALGVSTDAGSLQLPDVPPLSKFVPGFEASFWMGLAAPKNTPPEVVAILNKTVNAILADEAVKTRLTEMDTRPMGGSPADFKTFIAAETDKWAAVVKAAKLKPE; from the coding sequence ATGGAATTGTCGCGTCGTACGCTTCTCAATATCGGTGGCGGTGTTCTCGGTGCCGCGGCGTTGCCGCGCTGGGCGCATGCCGAAACCTATCCGGCACGGCCTGTCCGCATCGTCGTCGGCTTTTCGCCGGGCGGCGCGCCGGACATCGTCGCGCGCCTGTTCGCGCAATGGCTGTCGGATCGCCTCGGTCAGCGCTTCATCGTCGAGAACAAGGCGGGTGCCGGCGGCAACATGGGCACCGACACCGTCGCCAAGGCGGCGCCCGATGGCTACACGCTGCTGCTGGTCGCCCCCAACGATGCGATCAATGCGTCGCTTTACGAGAAGCTGAATTATAACTTCCTGCGCGACCTCGAGCCGGTCGTGGCGATCGCGCGCACGCCGCAGGTGCTGGAGGTCAATCCCTCGGTTCCGGCGAGCACGGTGCCGGAGCTGATCGCCTATATGAAGGCCAATCCCGGCAAGCTCACATTGGCGTCGCCCGGCGTCGGCACCGGGCCGCACATGGTCGCCGAGCTTTTCCGCACCAAGGCCGGCGTCGATTTCGTCCACGTACCGTACCGGGGCGCGGGCGCCGCGCTCGGCGACACCGTGGGTGGCCAGGTGCAGATGATCTTCACCACGGTGCCGTCGTCGCGCGAGTTCGTGCGGGCGGGTAAGCTCAGGGCGCTCGGTGTGAGCACCGACGCCGGCTCGCTTCAGTTGCCGGACGTGCCGCCGCTGAGCAAGTTCGTGCCGGGCTTCGAGGCCAGCTTCTGGATGGGCCTTGCCGCGCCTAAGAACACGCCGCCGGAGGTGGTCGCCATCCTGAACAAGACGGTCAACGCGATTCTCGCCGACGAGGCGGTCAAGACGCGCCTGACCGAGATGGACACGCGGCCGATGGGTGGCTCTCCAGCCGACTTCAAGACATTCATCGCCGCCGAGACCGACAAATGGGCGGCGGTGGTCAAAGCGGCCAAGCTCAAACCGGAATAA
- a CDS encoding YggT family protein, whose product MNPFLWLIDTIIDIYIWIMIASAVLSWLIAFNVVNTRNPIVNNIGEFLYRVTEPALRPIRNMLPNLGGIDISPVILIILLLFLKQFIFWAYLKLFI is encoded by the coding sequence ATGAACCCCTTTTTATGGCTCATTGATACGATCATCGATATCTACATCTGGATCATGATCGCGTCGGCCGTATTGTCCTGGCTGATCGCGTTCAATGTGGTCAACACGCGCAACCCGATCGTCAACAATATCGGCGAATTTCTCTATCGGGTGACGGAGCCGGCCTTGCGGCCGATCCGCAACATGTTGCCGAATCTCGGCGGCATCGACATCTCGCCGGTCATTCTGATCATCCTGCTGCTGTTCCTGAAGCAGTTCATTTTCTGGGCCTACCTCAAGCTGTTCATCTAA
- a CDS encoding DUF167 family protein: protein MTAPWQAVPGGIALAVRLTPKGGRDAIDGVDRLADGRSVLKVRVRAAPTEGEANDALCRLIAKMLGVPPRDVVLTAGATARVKRLTVAGDTTKFTTRLEELVKAE from the coding sequence GTGACGGCGCCCTGGCAGGCGGTGCCCGGTGGCATCGCGTTGGCCGTACGGCTCACGCCTAAGGGCGGTCGCGATGCGATAGATGGCGTCGATCGATTGGCCGATGGCCGCAGCGTCCTGAAAGTGCGCGTGCGTGCGGCGCCAACCGAAGGTGAAGCCAACGACGCGCTCTGTCGGTTGATCGCGAAGATGCTCGGCGTGCCGCCGCGCGACGTGGTGTTGACGGCAGGCGCGACCGCGCGCGTAAAGCGGTTGACGGTCGCCGGGGATACGACAAAGTTCACAACGCGTCTGGAAGAGCTTGTGAAGGCAGAATAG
- the folD gene encoding bifunctional methylenetetrahydrofolate dehydrogenase/methenyltetrahydrofolate cyclohydrolase FolD, whose protein sequence is MTATIIDGKTIAAQLRGKIATDVAHLNAAHGIVPGIAVVLVGADPASEVYVRTKAKAVAEAGMRAIDKKLPVTTSEAELLALIAALNADPAVHGILVQLPLPPQIDSHRIISAIDPGKDVDGFHPLNVGRLASGLPTLAPCTPLGCVMLAKSVRPSLAGLEAVVIGRSNIVGKPVAQLLLMENATVTVAHSKTHDLPAVCRRADILVAAIGRPEMVRGDWIKPGAIVIDVGINRVPGKEGKSKIVGDVAFAEAAQVAGAVTPVPGGVGPMTIACLLLNTLRAARALNGLPALNL, encoded by the coding sequence ATGACGGCGACGATCATCGACGGCAAAACGATCGCGGCGCAATTGCGCGGCAAGATCGCCACCGATGTTGCGCATCTCAATGCGGCGCATGGCATCGTGCCGGGCATCGCTGTGGTGCTGGTCGGCGCGGATCCGGCGAGCGAAGTCTATGTCCGCACGAAAGCGAAAGCCGTCGCAGAAGCCGGCATGCGCGCCATCGACAAGAAGCTGCCGGTCACGACGAGCGAGGCCGAACTGCTGGCCCTGATCGCCGCGCTCAATGCCGATCCTGCGGTGCATGGCATTCTGGTGCAGTTGCCGCTGCCGCCGCAGATCGATTCGCATCGCATCATCTCGGCCATCGATCCCGGCAAGGATGTCGACGGTTTCCATCCGCTCAATGTCGGACGCCTGGCGAGCGGCCTGCCGACACTGGCGCCCTGCACGCCGCTCGGTTGCGTGATGCTGGCGAAGTCGGTGCGGCCGTCGCTGGCGGGACTGGAAGCGGTGGTGATCGGCCGCTCCAACATCGTCGGCAAGCCGGTGGCGCAGCTGCTGCTGATGGAGAACGCGACGGTCACCGTCGCCCATTCCAAGACGCACGATCTGCCGGCGGTGTGCCGGCGCGCCGATATTTTGGTGGCGGCGATCGGCAGGCCCGAAATGGTGCGCGGCGACTGGATCAAGCCCGGCGCGATCGTGATCGATGTCGGCATCAACCGCGTGCCGGGCAAAGAGGGCAAATCGAAGATCGTCGGTGACGTGGCCTTTGCCGAGGCGGCGCAGGTCGCTGGCGCCGTTACACCGGTGCCGGGCGGTGTGGGGCCGATGACGATCGCCTGCCTGCTTCTGAATACGCTCCGCGCCGCCCGCGCGCTCAACGGATTGCCGGCGCTAAACCTTTGA
- a CDS encoding GNAT family N-acetyltransferase: MSTTLIEIRRAKTSDAGDVAATHDEAWRTAYQGIIPGNELDKLINRRGPEWWDSAIRKGSRITLLQFGDRVAGYANYGRNRARSLFYDGEVYELYLRPEFQGLGFGRRLFNAARKDLMQSGLKSLVVWALSDNEPALEFYRALGGRAVARSSERFGSKTLDKVAYAWQG, encoded by the coding sequence ATGAGCACAACCCTGATCGAGATCCGCCGCGCCAAGACTTCGGACGCGGGTGACGTTGCGGCAACGCATGACGAGGCGTGGCGTACGGCCTATCAGGGCATCATCCCCGGCAACGAGCTCGACAAGCTGATCAACCGCCGTGGCCCCGAGTGGTGGGACTCGGCGATCCGCAAAGGCAGCCGTATCACCTTGCTGCAGTTCGGCGACCGCGTCGCCGGCTACGCCAATTACGGCCGCAACCGCGCGCGCAGCCTGTTCTACGACGGCGAGGTCTACGAGCTGTATCTGCGACCGGAGTTTCAGGGCCTCGGCTTCGGCCGCCGCCTGTTCAACGCGGCGCGTAAGGATCTGATGCAGAGCGGGCTCAAGAGCCTCGTGGTGTGGGCGCTTTCGGATAACGAGCCGGCGCTGGAATTCTATCGCGCGCTCGGCGGCCGCGCCGTCGCCCGCTCGTCGGAGCGCTTTGGCAGCAAGACGCTCGATAAAGTCGCCTACGCCTGGCAGGGCTGA
- the typA gene encoding translational GTPase TypA: MDLRNVAIIAHVDHGKTTLVDRLLQQSGVYRENERQVERAMDSNDLERERGITILAKAASVEWQGTRINIVDTPGHADFGGEVERILNMVDGALVLVDAAEGPLPQTKFVVSKALKMGLKPIVVINKVDRPDARANEVVNEVFDLFAALDATDEQLDFPILYGSAKQGWMATSLEGSHEDGMKPLFDLVLRHVPAPKVEEGPFKLLGTIIEANNFLGRIITGRITSGGVKPNQTVKVLARDGKLVENARVSKVLAFRGLERVPIEEGVAGDIVALAGMPNVTVAMTVCDPSVDAPLPAQPIDPPTLAMTFRVNDSPLAGTEGSKVTGRMIRDRLLREAEGNVALRVQESDDKDAMEVAGRGELQLGILIETMRREGFELSVSRPKVLLRKNEAGETEEPIEEVTIDVDEEHSGVVVQKMSERKAEMTELKPSGGGRARLVFHAPTRGLIGYQGELLTDTRGTAIMNRIFYGYAPYKGAIQGRRNGVLISNDKGEAVAYALWNLEDRGPMMIEPGWKVYAGMIVGEHTRDNDLIVNVLKGKQLTNIRTTSKDEAVRLTPPIKMSLEKALAYIQDDELVEVTPSSIRLRKKLLDENDRKRAERAKDADAA, encoded by the coding sequence ATGGACCTTCGTAACGTCGCCATCATCGCGCACGTCGACCATGGCAAGACCACTCTCGTCGACCGTCTGCTGCAGCAATCCGGCGTCTACCGCGAGAACGAGCGGCAGGTTGAGCGCGCCATGGACTCCAACGACCTGGAGCGCGAGCGCGGCATCACCATTCTGGCCAAGGCCGCCTCGGTCGAATGGCAGGGCACCCGCATCAACATCGTCGATACCCCCGGCCACGCCGACTTCGGCGGCGAAGTCGAGCGCATCCTCAACATGGTCGACGGCGCTCTGGTGCTGGTCGACGCCGCCGAGGGTCCGCTGCCGCAGACCAAGTTCGTGGTCTCCAAGGCGCTCAAAATGGGCCTCAAGCCCATCGTCGTGATCAACAAGGTCGACCGCCCCGACGCGCGGGCGAATGAGGTCGTCAACGAGGTGTTCGACCTGTTCGCGGCGCTCGATGCCACCGACGAGCAGCTCGACTTCCCGATCCTCTACGGGTCGGCCAAGCAGGGCTGGATGGCGACGAGCTTGGAAGGTTCGCACGAGGACGGCATGAAGCCGCTGTTCGATCTCGTGCTGCGCCACGTGCCGGCGCCGAAGGTCGAAGAAGGTCCTTTCAAGCTGCTCGGCACCATCATCGAAGCCAACAACTTCCTCGGCCGCATCATCACCGGCCGCATCACCTCCGGCGGCGTGAAGCCGAACCAGACGGTCAAGGTGCTGGCCCGTGACGGCAAGCTGGTCGAGAATGCCCGCGTCAGCAAGGTGCTCGCGTTCCGCGGCCTCGAGCGCGTTCCGATCGAGGAAGGCGTGGCGGGCGACATCGTCGCACTCGCCGGCATGCCGAATGTCACCGTCGCCATGACCGTGTGCGACCCGTCGGTCGATGCGCCGCTGCCGGCGCAGCCGATCGATCCGCCGACGCTGGCCATGACCTTCCGCGTCAACGATTCGCCGCTCGCCGGCACCGAAGGCTCGAAGGTCACCGGCCGCATGATCCGCGACCGCCTGCTGCGCGAAGCGGAAGGCAACGTGGCCCTGCGCGTTCAGGAGTCGGACGACAAGGACGCCATGGAAGTCGCCGGCCGCGGCGAATTGCAGCTCGGCATCCTGATCGAAACCATGCGCCGTGAAGGCTTCGAACTGTCGGTGTCGCGGCCGAAAGTGCTGCTGCGCAAGAACGAAGCCGGCGAGACCGAAGAGCCGATCGAAGAGGTCACCATTGACGTCGACGAGGAGCACTCCGGCGTCGTCGTGCAGAAGATGTCCGAGCGCAAGGCCGAGATGACCGAGCTCAAGCCGTCGGGCGGCGGGCGCGCGCGCCTGGTCTTCCATGCGCCGACGCGCGGCCTCATCGGCTACCAGGGCGAACTGCTCACAGATACGCGCGGCACCGCGATCATGAACCGCATCTTCTACGGCTACGCGCCGTACAAGGGCGCGATCCAGGGCCGCCGCAACGGCGTGCTGATCTCCAACGACAAGGGCGAGGCGGTCGCCTACGCGCTGTGGAATCTGGAGGATCGCGGCCCGATGATGATCGAGCCGGGCTGGAAGGTTTATGCCGGCATGATCGTCGGCGAGCACACGCGCGACAACGACCTCATCGTCAACGTGCTCAAGGGCAAGCAGCTCACCAACATCCGCACCACGTCGAAGGACGAAGCGGTGCGCCTGACGCCGCCGATCAAGATGTCGCTGGAGAAGGCGCTCGCCTACATCCAGGACGACGAGCTGGTGGAAGTGACGCCATCATCGATTCGCCTGCGCAAGAAGCTGCTCGACGAGAACGACCGCAAGCGGGCCGAGCGCGCCAAGGACGCCGATGCGGCCTAA
- a CDS encoding alkaline phosphatase D family protein gives MGIITTRRRFLSTTAAAAAFTGLGGVAAPFVSRANDRPLVSHGVQSGDVTTDSGMVWARADRPSRMLVEWSTTDSFKNGRQVAYVDALPESDFTAKLLLEDLPAAQDIFYRVRFQDLSSPAIVGEPVTGRFRTAPADRRSISFVWSGDTVGQGWGIDEARGGMRTYETIRKNRPDFFIHNGDNIYADGPIQSEVKLKDGTMWKNIVTEDKSKPAETLAEFRGAYKYNLMDKNFRALYAEVPVFTQWDDHEVFNNWWPGEPMSRAELVAKKYVEKNDLIIAARAARAFHEYMPMRETIAEAGRVYRKIAYGPMLDVFMLDMRSYRGPNAEGMEDKYGPAAYFLGPTQMAWLKRELLNSKATWKVIAADMPISLKVVYDGVKKWGVEAVAQGDNGAPRGRELEIADLLSFIKHAGVKNTVWLTADVHYTAAHYYDPNKAAFQDFEPFWEFVSGPLHAGTFGPNDLDATFGPQLVYIKAPSKEQGQNLPPSDGYQFFGHVGIDGTTQQMTVTLKDLDDKALWAKTLDPVFG, from the coding sequence ATGGGCATCATCACCACACGCCGGCGTTTTCTCAGCACCACCGCCGCGGCAGCGGCTTTCACCGGCCTTGGCGGCGTTGCCGCTCCCTTTGTCAGCCGCGCCAATGACCGGCCCCTTGTCAGCCACGGCGTGCAGTCGGGCGACGTGACCACCGATAGCGGCATGGTCTGGGCGCGCGCCGACCGCCCCTCGCGCATGCTGGTCGAATGGTCGACCACCGACAGCTTCAAGAACGGCCGCCAGGTCGCTTACGTCGACGCGCTGCCGGAAAGCGACTTCACCGCCAAGCTGCTGCTCGAAGATCTGCCGGCGGCGCAGGACATTTTCTATCGCGTGCGCTTCCAGGATCTCTCGTCGCCGGCCATTGTCGGCGAGCCGGTCACCGGCCGCTTCCGCACCGCGCCGGCCGATCGCCGCTCCATCAGCTTCGTGTGGTCGGGCGACACCGTCGGCCAGGGCTGGGGCATCGACGAAGCCCGCGGCGGCATGCGCACCTACGAAACCATCCGCAAGAACCGCCCCGACTTCTTCATTCACAACGGCGACAACATCTACGCCGACGGCCCGATCCAATCCGAGGTGAAGCTCAAGGACGGCACGATGTGGAAGAACATCGTCACCGAGGACAAGTCGAAGCCGGCGGAGACGCTCGCCGAATTCCGCGGCGCCTATAAATATAACCTCATGGACAAGAATTTCCGCGCCCTCTACGCCGAGGTGCCGGTGTTCACGCAGTGGGACGACCACGAAGTGTTCAACAACTGGTGGCCGGGCGAGCCGATGAGCCGCGCCGAACTGGTCGCCAAGAAATACGTCGAGAAGAACGACCTCATCATCGCCGCGCGCGCGGCCCGCGCCTTCCACGAATACATGCCGATGCGCGAGACGATCGCCGAAGCCGGCCGCGTCTACCGCAAGATCGCCTACGGCCCGATGCTCGACGTGTTCATGCTCGACATGCGCAGCTATCGCGGGCCGAACGCCGAAGGCATGGAGGACAAATACGGTCCGGCCGCCTACTTCCTCGGGCCGACCCAGATGGCCTGGCTCAAGCGAGAACTCTTGAACTCGAAGGCGACGTGGAAGGTGATCGCCGCCGACATGCCGATCAGCCTCAAGGTGGTCTATGACGGCGTCAAGAAGTGGGGCGTCGAGGCGGTGGCGCAGGGCGACAACGGCGCGCCGCGCGGCCGCGAGCTGGAGATTGCCGACCTCCTGTCGTTCATCAAGCACGCCGGCGTGAAGAACACGGTGTGGCTGACCGCCGACGTGCACTACACCGCCGCGCATTACTACGATCCGAACAAGGCGGCGTTCCAGGACTTCGAGCCGTTCTGGGAATTCGTGTCCGGTCCGCTGCACGCCGGCACCTTCGGCCCCAACGACCTCGACGCCACCTTCGGGCCGCAGCTCGTCTACATCAAGGCGCCGAGCAAGGAGCAGGGCCAGAACCTGCCGCCGAGCGACGGCTACCAGTTCTTCGGCCATGTCGGCATCGACGGCACGACCCAGCAGATGACCGTCACGCTGAAGGACCTCGACGACAAGGCGCTGTGGGCCAAGACGCTGGATCCAGTGTTCGGCTAA
- a CDS encoding site-2 protease family protein gives MSWSLSIGKVAGTVVRIHLTFLLFLAWIFAASYASGGSATAWDSLLFMVLLFLCVLLHEFGHIFTARAFGVQTPYVTLLPIGGVAQLERIPEEPGQEFLIAIAGPLVNVAITLLLIVAFGADLQMSAATSVDNTAIPLVNRLAAVNLFLALFNLIPAFPMDGGRVLRALLASRFGYVRATGIAASIGQFVAFVLGFIGLLANPILIFIAIFVYLAAASEAHMVSLRAVSRGVPVSHAMMTQFATLSPEAHIDEAVQTLLQTSQGEFPVVDGAGKPVGVLDRAALVRALKTLGPDARVGDAMTPDVPVIGYRSTLEQAFKLLQEKSAPAVAVTDSAGRLTGLITSETIAEMMMLQEAMPDGVKLGPWSKPQGV, from the coding sequence ATGTCCTGGTCATTGAGCATCGGCAAGGTGGCGGGCACGGTGGTGCGCATCCACCTGACCTTCCTGCTGTTTCTTGCCTGGATTTTCGCGGCCAGCTACGCCTCGGGCGGCTCGGCCACCGCCTGGGACAGCCTGCTGTTCATGGTGCTGCTGTTCCTCTGCGTGCTGCTGCATGAATTCGGCCACATCTTCACCGCGCGCGCCTTCGGCGTGCAAACGCCCTATGTGACGCTGCTGCCGATCGGCGGCGTCGCGCAGCTCGAGCGCATCCCGGAAGAGCCGGGCCAGGAATTCCTGATCGCGATCGCCGGGCCGCTGGTGAACGTCGCCATCACGCTGCTGCTCATCGTTGCCTTTGGCGCGGACCTGCAGATGAGCGCCGCGACGTCAGTCGACAATACGGCGATCCCGCTGGTCAACCGCCTTGCCGCGGTGAACCTGTTCCTGGCGCTGTTCAATCTGATCCCGGCGTTCCCGATGGACGGTGGCCGCGTGCTGCGCGCGCTGCTCGCCAGCCGCTTCGGCTACGTGCGCGCGACCGGCATCGCCGCATCGATCGGCCAGTTCGTCGCCTTCGTGCTCGGCTTCATCGGCCTTCTGGCGAACCCGATCCTGATCTTCATCGCCATCTTCGTGTATCTCGCCGCCGCGTCGGAAGCGCACATGGTGTCCTTACGCGCCGTATCGCGCGGCGTGCCGGTGAGCCACGCCATGATGACGCAGTTCGCGACTTTGTCGCCCGAGGCGCATATCGACGAGGCGGTGCAGACTTTGCTGCAAACCAGCCAGGGCGAGTTCCCGGTGGTGGACGGCGCGGGCAAGCCGGTCGGCGTCCTCGATCGCGCCGCGCTGGTGCGTGCGCTCAAGACGCTCGGTCCCGACGCGCGTGTCGGTGACGCGATGACGCCCGACGTGCCGGTGATCGGCTATCGCTCGACGCTGGAGCAGGCCTTCAAGTTGTTGCAGGAGAAGTCGGCTCCCGCCGTGGCGGTCACCGACAGCGCCGGCAGGCTTACTGGACTCATCACCAGCGAAACCATCGCCGAGATGATGATGCTGCAAGAGGCCATGCCGGACGGCGTCAAGCTCGGACCGTGGAGCAAGCCGCAGGGGGTGTAG
- a CDS encoding 4a-hydroxytetrahydrobiopterin dehydratase → MAQKLGPDARKAALSKLEGWADVPGRDAITKTFVFKNFNAAFGFMTRAALVAEKMDHHPEWFNVYKTVEVTLATHDAGGVTALDIKLAEAMDRIAGS, encoded by the coding sequence ATGGCACAGAAACTCGGTCCGGATGCCCGCAAGGCCGCCTTGAGCAAGCTCGAGGGGTGGGCCGACGTGCCCGGCCGCGACGCCATCACGAAGACATTCGTGTTCAAGAATTTCAACGCGGCCTTCGGCTTCATGACCCGCGCGGCGCTGGTGGCCGAAAAAATGGACCACCACCCGGAGTGGTTCAACGTCTACAAAACGGTCGAGGTAACGCTCGCCACGCACGACGCCGGCGGCGTCACGGCGCTCGATATCAAGCTCGCCGAGGCGATGGATAGGATCGCGGGGTCGTAA
- a CDS encoding YkvA family protein encodes MATARTAFWHRDKSDETRDETNDETLRRNFWRKFGVVLAQVPFAEDLLTAYYCAFDRATPLPVKASLVGALAYFVLPFDAIPDMLPLLGFTDDAAVLAAAIKLVTSHIRPEHRDAARDRLAAMKGQSAGA; translated from the coding sequence ATGGCCACCGCACGCACCGCCTTCTGGCATCGCGACAAGAGCGATGAAACGCGCGACGAAACGAACGACGAAACGCTGCGCCGCAACTTCTGGCGCAAGTTCGGCGTTGTCTTGGCGCAGGTGCCGTTCGCCGAAGATCTGCTCACCGCCTATTACTGCGCCTTCGACCGCGCGACGCCGTTGCCGGTGAAGGCGTCGCTCGTCGGCGCGCTCGCATATTTCGTGCTGCCGTTCGACGCCATTCCCGACATGCTGCCGCTGCTCGGCTTCACCGACGATGCCGCCGTGCTTGCCGCGGCGATCAAGCTCGTCACCAGTCATATCCGGCCCGAACACCGCGACGCGGCGCGGGACAGACTTGCAGCCATGAAGGGGCAGTCAGCCGGCGCTTGA